Proteins co-encoded in one Gopherus evgoodei ecotype Sinaloan lineage chromosome 4, rGopEvg1_v1.p, whole genome shotgun sequence genomic window:
- the LOC115651092 gene encoding uncharacterized protein LOC115651092, with protein MLLFCRTRNTGSSLPAATGRRGGQDWIYNGPKGAMVPDPGTAGAPSAGHSTSATTQQLQCWLSSPALSSHNDLDPGLLPLPASTPSLLLSDGRLRAPFVSTPHGPVTDGLPPPAPLGPGSPKPGTVNQLPRVEWSGEDGVPACRSAALKQRKGEGLGPGRRRTMQNKRMNNRALCVCVVEEIRECSFFLAGSLGGDPKMKLSTGPH; from the exons ATGCTCCTGTTCTGCCGCACTAGGAACACAGgcagcagtctgcctgctgccACTGGGCGGCGGGGAGGGCAGGACTGGATTTATAATGGTCCCAAAGGTGCCATGGTGCCAGACCCAGGCACAGCAGGGGCCCCCTCGGCCGGGCACTCCACTTCTGCTACAACTCagcagctgcagtgctggctctcctctccagccctctcctcccacaaCGACCTGGACCCTGGGCTTCTCCCCCTGCCCGCTTCCACTCCCTCGCTCCTCCTATCAGATGGCAGGCTAAGGGCTCCTTTCGTCTCCACCCCACATGGGCCGGTGACGGATGGTCTGCCACCTCCGGCTCCCCTGGGCCCAGGAAGCCCGAAGCCAGGGACTGTCAACCAGCTGCCCCGAGTGGAGTGGAGCGGAGAGGATGGAGTCCCTGCTTGCCGCTCAGCTGCTCTGAAACAGAGGAAGGGTGAGGGGCTAggaccagggagaag GAGGACAATGCAGAACAAAAGAATGAACaacagagctctgtgtgtgtgtgtggtggaggagATAAGAGAGTGTtcttttttcttggctgggtccctaGGGGGGgacccaaaaatgaagctgagcacagggccccactaa
- the LOC115651090 gene encoding up-regulator of cell proliferation-like isoform X3 produces MLGDLPWHFLRKLMALNGTARNTSLGHRACDDEGSSEEAQIAGEDVFSFNDTDIRESLHPLDVLCAVLLCSDSFLQQEILSRMSMCQFALPLLLPALDIPKCTLMLWAMRDIVRKWRPHSLAESRGFREESLVLTSMPTISFVQLGSCSFSKSKLLNDVLSPSQQHHDFFIHRDMESGNVPREIADGLVEISWYFPGGRENLDLFPEPVAVTNLRGDIESHWLQFSFLTVVSSAVFIVTESMSERQYTLLSFLQGSATKYYFILNCKNGNSKETLEFLNKLAPVLNLSKSQLLVKDSNTNNAGFVQKLKSAIKSITSSTPKRMNLEAMAVTARELGIQVDEDRKECQSASKRAREITVEIKDLAKCKREMLRLQGDLWEKLAKVEKELCRMRRQGETATEDYKCQLREKQLDLRRQQNQCDLTDGLIKFINGIGQLPSIEKHYFLKWMKFSLDHIARENLFKLRDRYKGKSKMAGDDPQALAMLDKLISTTSLGTEHFMRELGQFYEAECSMVKEADKAECQRQFIYLPGIAADLMLEGFPMELLDGDSSNIPLQWVTDVLTELHAKLGGRSRLLVLTVLGVQSTGKSTLLNTMFGLQLAVSNGRCTRGAFMMLIKVAENFQQELGCDFILVIDTEGLKAPELALLEDSYQHDNELATLVIGLSDIAIINMAMENATEMKDVLQIVVHAFLRMEEIGQKPNCQFVHQNVSDVSAHDQNMRDRKHLLEQLNEMTKAAARMEKQCKKVNFSCIMDYDAEKHNWYIPGLWHGVPPMAPVNMGYSESVCELKKYLIDFIKKRSRDRAPKDIPQFVKWVESLWNAVKHENFIFSFRNSLVAEAYNQLSMKYSEWEWHFRKEIYLWVSEKETVIQNQTSEKLQADALSMLENEAQEKLQHEKQKVLDNLQDYFESGVSNLHLIEKYREDFIRSATCLRNELESYSENKCEEAIRIRKGQLMAENIQTSYMQIIEGKVDRVLDECRNKKHKLEHEELKLEFENMWRETLSELKFSSLQKREIYREMESQLRKDLANRGSAVRQKLQESGSLLFHGIKNFKMKKEYLDSAWIKTMKKLLFIEECETAVHIEELAKSLIDEGKRYTEEKVNSRVDYDEIYCRELLNIINKRLQDEDVKKLGTTACFEVDLKIHILGEAAWRFQKMHKDFIKQNDPQCRLEKLKPQYFSTFTDLYLEKDENQTRARDFCDQCLKPALVVYINKRLGIEIVDDILNKAESIEYGNRTFFQFTVQKKLLEEMNFDNYVKYIKNYDNFVKTWIQRRMVDHYRETKCLGELEKNILSTIVKKVREVLEGSKNEKNTTVLAFLNNFCEALQQDLVISKDNLLGIQFKNTAKTGQFCANIQTFLLDLEQEILSQFGGLDVHTKLSNLPLKPQDEIFKRVFGCGKQCPFCKVPCEAGGSDHKEHFASVHRPQGLCSYRYLDTQKLVYDICSSEVVSENSFQNSDTKGKLHPYKDYRVYYPDWRIQPDPSIEASDYWKFVFQKFNHQLAKSYNANPADLPRNWGKITETRALEGLKQAFNMK; encoded by the coding sequence ATGTTGGGGGATTTACCGTGGCACTTCCTGAGGAAACTCATGGCTCTGAATGGGACAGCCAGAAACACAAGCCTTGGACACAGAGCATGTGATGATGAAGGCAGCAGCGAGGAGGCACAGATTGCCGGTGAAGATGTTTTTAGTTTTAATGACACTGACATCAGAGAATCTCTACATCCCCTCGATGTTCTCTGTGCCGTTCTGCTTTGCTCAGACAGTTTCCTGCAGCAGGAGATCCTGTCCAGAATGTCCATGTGCCAGTTTGCCCTCCCTCTGCTGCTACCCGCCCTCGACATCCCCAAGTGCACCCTAATGCTGTGGGCCATGAGGGACATTGTGAGGAAGTGGAGGCCGCACTCCCTGGCAGAgagcagagggttcagagaagagagcCTGGTGCTCACATCAATGCCAACCATTTCCTTTGtgcagctggggagctgcagctTCTCCAAGTCCAAACTCCTCAATGATGTTCTCAGTCCTTCCCAGCAGCACCACGATTTCTTCATCCATCGGGACATGGAGTCTGGGAATGTCCCTCGGGAAATTGCAGATGGGCTGGTCGAGATTTCCTGGTATTtccctggagggagggagaatttGGATCTTTTCCCAGAGCCCGTCGCAGTTACAAACCTGCGCGGAGACATTGAGTCgcactggctgcagttcagttTTTTAACAGTGGTCTCCTCAGCAGTGTTCATAGTTACTGAGAGCATGAGTGAGAGGCAATACACACTGTTATCATTTCTGCAGGGATCAGCCACTAAATACTACTTCATCCTCAATTGCAAGAATGGAAATTCCAAGGAAACATTAGAATTCCTTAATAAGTTGGCTCCAGTGCTGAATCTGAGCAAATCACAGCTACTGGTGAAAGACAGCAACACAAATAATGCAGGATTTGTGCAAAAATTGAAATCTGCCATAAAAAGTATAACAAGTTCAACTCCCAAGAGAATGAATTTGGAAGCCATGGCTGTGACCGCACGTGAACTAGGAATCCAGGTAGATGAGGACCGAAAGGAATGTCAGAGTGCAAGCAAGCGGGCTAGAGAAATCACTGTGGAAATAAAAGATTTGGCAAAGTGCAAGAGGGAAATGTTGAGACTGCAGGGGGATCTCTGGGAAAAATTGGCTAAAGTGGAAAAAGAACTGTGCAGAATGAGAAGGCAAGGGGAAACTGCCACCGAAGACTATAAATGTCAgctgagagagaaacagttggatTTACGTAGACAGCAGAATCAATGTGACCTTACTGATGGATTGATTAAATTTATTAATGGAATAGGACAATTGCCTTCAATAGAGAAACATTACTTTCTGAAATGGATGAAGTTTAGCCTGGATCACATTGCTCGAGAGAATCTTTTTAAACTACGGGATCGATATAAAGGGAAAAGTAAAATGGCAGGAGATGACCCACAAGCACTAGCCATGCTGGATAAATTAATATCTACCACTTCCTTAGGGACTGAGCATTTCATGCGTGAGCTGGGGCAGTTTTATGAAGCTGAATGCTCAATGGTTAAAGAAGCAGATAAGGCTGAATGCCAAAGACAATTCATCTATCTCCCAGGCATAGCAGCTGACCTGATGCTGGAAGGGTTTCCTATGGAACTGCTAGATGGAGATTCATCCAACATCCCACTGCAGTGGGTGACAGACGTTCTGACTGAGCTCCATGCCAAGCTGGGGGGAAGGTCCAGATTGCTGGTTCTAACGGTGCTGGGAGTGCAGAGCACTGGGAAATCCACCCTCCTCAACACCATGTTTGGCCTGCAGTTGGCAGTGAGCAATGGCCGATGTACACGAGGAGCCTTCATGATGCTCATTAAAGTGGCAGAGAACTTTCAGCAGGAGCTGGGCTGTGATTTCATCCTGGTGATAGACACAGAAGGCTTGAAAGCCCCTGAACTGGCCTTGCTGGAGGATAGTTATCAACATGACAATGAGCTGGCCACACTGGTGATTGGGTTAAGTGACATAGCCATCATTAACATGGCCATGGAGAACGCCACCGAAATGAAGGACGTTCTGCAAATTGTGGTCCATGCCTTTCTCAGAATGGAGGAAATTGGGCAAAAACCCAACTGCCAATTTGTGCATCAGAATGTCAGTGATGTGTCTGCACATGACCAAAACATGAGGGACAGGAAACATCTCTTGGAGCAGCTGAATGAAATGACCAAAGCTGCAGCTCGGATGGAAAAGCAATGTAAAAAAGTGAATTTTTCATGTATTATGGATTATGATGCAGAGAAACACAATTGGTACATCCCTGGGCTGTGGCATGGAGTCCCTCCCATGGCTCCAGTGAACATGGGATAcagtgagagtgtgtgtgagttaaagaaatacctgattgattttataAAGAAACGGTCACGTGATAGAGCCCCTAAGGACATTCCCCAGTTTGTCAAATGGGTGGAGAGCCTGTGGAATGCTGTCAAACACGAGAACTTCATCTTCAGTTTCAGAAACAGCCTTGTAGCTGAAGCCTATAACCAGCTGTCTATGAAGTATTCTGAGTGGGAATGGCATTTCCGCAAAGAGATATATCTCTGGGTATCTGAAAAGGAAACTGTCATTCAGAATCAGACATCAGAAAAACTACAGGCTGATGCCTTATCCATgctggaaaatgaggcacaggaaAAACTGCAGCATGAGAAACAAAAAGTTTTGGATAATTTACAAGATTATTTTGAAAGTGGAGTTTCGAATCTGCACCTGatagaaaagtacagagaagattTTATCAGGAGTGCAACCTGCCTCAGAAATGAACTTGAGAGCTACTCCGAGAACAAGTGCGAGGAAGCAATTCGAATTCGAAAAGGCCAGCTCATGGCAGAAAACATCCAGACCTCATACATGCAGATAATTGAAGGGAAAGTTGACAGGGTCTTGGATGAATGTAGGAACAAAAAACATAAACTAGAGCATGAGGAACTGAAATTAGAATTTGAAAACATGTGGAGAGAAACACTGTCAGAGTTGAAGTTCAGCAGTTTACAGAAACGTGAAATTTATCGAGAGATGGAGTCCCAGTTGAGAAAGGACCTGGCAAATCGAGGGAGTGCCGTCAGGCAGAAGCTACAGGAGTCAGGTAGTTTGTTGTTTCATGGAATtaagaatttcaaaatgaaaaaggagTATCTAGATTCAGCATGGATCAAAACTATGAAAAAACTCTTGTTCATAGAGGAATGTGAAACAGCTGTTCACATAGAAGAACTTGCTAAATCCTTAATAGATGAGGGTAAAAGATACACTGAAGAAAAGGTAAATTCCAGAGTGGACTACGATGAAATCTATTGCAGAGAATTGCTGAACATAATCAACAAGAGACTCCAAGACGAGGACGTTAAAAAACTTGGCACTACTGCTTGCTTTGAAGTTGACCTGAAAATTCATATTTTGGGGGAGGCAGCTTGGAGATTTCAGAAGATGCATAAAGATTTTATCAAACAAAATGATCCTCAGTGTCGTCTAGAGAAGCTGAAACCTCAGTATTTCTCCACTTTTACTGACCTGTATTTGGAAAAAGATGAGAACCAAACAAGGGCCAGGGATTTCTGTGATCAATGTCTCAAACCTGCCTTGGTAGTTTATATCAACAAAAGACTAGGAATAGAGATAGTAGATGACATTCTCAACAAGGCAGAGTCCATAGAATATGGCAATCGGACCTTCTTCCAGTTCACTGTACAGAAAAAGCTTCTGGAGGAGATGAACTTTGATAACTAtgtgaaatatattaaaaactatGACAATTTTGTCAAAACCTGGATTCAGAGACGTATGGTGGATCATTATAGGGAGACTAAGTGTTTGGGAGAGTTGgagaaaaatattctttctacaatAGTAAAGAAAGTGAGGGAAGTTCTGGAAGgctccaaaaatgaaaaaaacaccaCGGTCTTGGCatttttaaacaacttttgtGAAGCGCTGCAGCAGGACCTAGTCATTTCCAAGGACAATTTACTTGGGATACAGTTTAAAAACACAGCAAAAACAGGCCAGTTTTGTGCTAATATTCAAACCTTTCTTCTGGATCTGGAACAAGAAATCTTATCCCAATTTGGTGGTTTGGATGTTCACACCAAACTCTCCAATCTGCCATTAAAACCCCAGGATGAAATTTTTAAGCGAGTGtttggctgtgggaagcagtgtccATTCTGTAAAGTCCCCTGTGAAGCAGGAGGCAGTGACCACAAGGAGCATTTTGCATCTGTGCATCGGCCACAAGGATTATGCAGTTACAGGTATCTTGATACACAAAAACTTGTTTATGATATATGCTCATCTGAAGTGGTTTCTGAGAACTCATTCCAAAATTCAGACACAAAAGGGAAACTTCATCCCTACAAAGATTATCGTGTCTATTACCCAGACTGGCGCATTCAGCCAGATCCGAGCATTGAGGCTTCTGATTACTGGAAGTTTGTTTTTCAGAAGTTCAATCACCAGTTAGCTAAAAGTTATAATGCTAACCCAGCAGATCTCCCAAGAAACTGGGGAAAAATAACTGAAACACGGGCACTGGAGGGCCTAAAACAAGCCTTTAACATGAAATAA